ATAGAGGAAACGATTCATTCAATAATCTGGTCGGTACAAAgtcagacggtaaaagcaacgTCACCTCGACTCTTACGTTGAGAAGCATAACATACACACGACGTCTTCACTACAAACATGCTCACTCGATCATAACATTTTGCGATTTATGACGTCGAACGCGCTCTCTACTTCCCCATCACTCACTCAAATTCTTACCAAATGTCTTCTCACTATATTCACATCTGCCCCGTTGTCGATTGCTAGGACAGCCTTGGAAATGTCCTTCTTCACAACCGCATCGAAAAGAGCGTCATCTATGAACACTTTACTAAGATTACTTGCCGCCATGTTGAATATTAACTGGGATACGTGGGTGGTAGCCAGATATATTAATACGCGCATGCTCACCAGTTACACCCTTTCATCTGGTTTCCTTGTCGCCATATTGTTGAGTCACAATTCAACACACGAGACCTTTCAAACAAACTTATCTCTTTACGGGACTTTGTGTACAACCATAGTGTATTGGGTTTCTCATTCTCACGCCTAGCAGTCTAAACAcacactgcgcatgcgtacaatGCTTCAGACTATACAACAATAACGCTACAGTGTCATTGCTCTGAATGACACACAATTTAGTTGCAAAACTCATTTATTGAATATCACATGATTTGCCTATTGAGACGGTTTCGTTTCGAGACGAGATCGTTTGACTTGCTCATTCGAGTCTATTTCGGAGCCGCTCGGTGCTGGCCGCTTGCCGAGAGACTTGCCTTTGGTTGGACTAACAAAAGATGATTTGCTTTCTTCTGTTGATTCGTGCAGAAACTGGACAATGACGACAGTCATGTTGTCGCAGCCAGAGCCGTCGCCGGTTTTGTCAGGAGCGAGACAGTGATCTATCATCTGCAGTAATGAGAGTGAAGTTagttttgttagtttgttaaattgtttggttgtctgtctggctgtctgtttgtctgtccaatgTCCTACTTCCTCCCCACTAATCATCCACCCACCTGCTCACAAATGCGTGACAAATCTCCTGAATCTTCCACTAAACGTTCCTTTACATACTCAACAGATTGTTCACTAGTCATCATGTTCCTACCCAAACAGCATGGTGAACAAATACATCATACACACCACAATACACAGCAACACACCATATGCCGTCACTTGTCAATATCATAAAACTGTGGTCGCTGCAATAAATCATTTGAAT
The sequence above is drawn from the Corticium candelabrum chromosome 8, ooCorCand1.1, whole genome shotgun sequence genome and encodes:
- the LOC134182946 gene encoding protein phosphatase 1G-like, whose product is MIYCSDHSFMILTSDGIWNMMTSEQSVEYVKERLVEDSGDLSRICEQMIDHCLAPDKTGDGSGCDNMTVVIVQFLHESTEESKSSFVSPTKGKSLGKRPAPSGSEIDSNEQVKRSRLETKPSQ